In Dioscorea cayenensis subsp. rotundata cultivar TDr96_F1 chromosome 9, TDr96_F1_v2_PseudoChromosome.rev07_lg8_w22 25.fasta, whole genome shotgun sequence, a genomic segment contains:
- the LOC120268561 gene encoding subtilisin-like protease, producing the protein MVLDVDVRGLAKGSASSVVPRAHLAIYQSCTKTSCLSVDILMAMDQAIVDGVDVLSISIGHHLDPYYLDNMAIGTFSAIQKGLVVSMIASNSGPELSSIENDEPLVTTVGPSSHDLRVKATVKLGDGTQIVGETGYFNATLLLVFHGLLGNGTEGGAAMIIRDTFMEGSTTFSDVMFFWDAVDLIALGAAQVNPQAANELGLVYDIMPFNYIQYLCGMGYSDANVSTAASRQI; encoded by the exons ATGGTTCTCGATGTAGATGTTCGTGGTCTTGCCAAAGGCAGTGCATCTAGTGTCGTGCCAAGAGCTCACTTAGCAATTTATCAATCATGTACAAAGACAAGTTGTTTGAGTGTTGATATATTGATGGCTATGGATCAAGCCATTGTTGATGGAGTAGATGTGTTATCTATTTCTATAGGTCATCATCTGGACCCTTACTATCTTGATAACATGGCCATTGGCACATTCTCAGCAATTCAGAAAGGTTTGGTTGTTTCCATGATTGCAAGCAATTCAGGCCCAGAATTAAGTTCAATCGAGAATGATGAGCCATTGGTAACGACAGTAGGACCTAGCAGCCATGATTTAAGGGTCAAAGCAACTGTAAAGCTTGGAGATGGTACTCAGATAGTTGGAGAAACAGGATACTTCAATGCCACATTGCTTCTTGTTTTCCATGGTCTCCTGGGTAATGGCACTGAAG GAGGAGCGGCAATGATCATAAGAGATACGTTCATGGAAGGATCTACCACATTTTCTGATGTCATGTTCTTCTG GGATGCTGTTGATTTGATTGCTTTGGGTGCAGCGCAAGTGAACCCACAAGCGGCTAATGAACTTGGTCTTGTTTATGACATAATGCCATTTAATTATATCCAGTACCTCTGTGGCATGGGCTATAGCGATGCTAATGTTTCAACAGCAGCTAGTCGCCAAATCTAA